Below is a window of Pseudodesulfovibrio sp. 5S69 DNA.
GGCCGAACCAGGCGGTGAAGAAGAAGGTGCTGCCCTGGCCCACGGCGGACTCCACGCCGATCTCGCCGCCCATCATGTTGACCAGTTGCCGTGATATGGTCAGGCCGAGCCCGGTGCCCTGGTGCTTCTTGCGCAGGGAGCTGTCCGCCTGGGTGAAGCTGTCGAAGACCGCGTCGAGCTTGTCCTCGGGAATGCCCACGCCGGTGTCGCGAACCTTGAACTGGAGGCAGGCGCGTCCGGCCTCGATCCGGGAGAGCGCCACGGTCAGTTCCACCAGTCCGCGCGGGGTGAACTTCAGCGCGTTGCCGATGAGGTTCCACAGGACCTGGCCGAGCCGGTCCGGATCGCCGTTGAGCCTGGCGGGTACGTCGTCGGCCACGGTGTAGCGGAAGACCAGCCCGTTGAGTTCGGCCTGGGGGCCGAAGGAACGTACGCTGGTCTCCAGCGCCGAGCGGAAGGTGAAGTCCTCGGGCTTGAGCTCCATGCGGCCCGCCTCGATCTTGGAGATGTCCAGGATGTCGTTAACGATGTTCAGCAGGGAACTCCCGGCGTCGCGGATCATGTCCATGTGCTCGCGCTGGGCCTCGGTCAGCCCGGTGGTGACCATCATCTCGGCCATGCCCAGGATGCCGCTGATGGGCGTGCGTATTTCGTGGCTCATGTTGGCCAGGAACATGGACTTGGCCATGTTCGCCTCCAGCGCGACGCTGGAGGCCTCCTCGGCCGACCGGTTGGCCTCCACCAGCTTGCGGCTCATCTCGCCGTAGTGGATGGCCGAGCCGAAGAGGTTGGCGGCCAGCATCATGGACTCGATCTCCACGGGCAGCCAGTCCCGCTCACGGCGGTGTTCGGACAACCCCAGGAACCCCCACCAGGCGTTCCCGGCGAAGACCGGGACGATCATGACCGACTTGGCCCCGGTGGCCGCGAACAAGGCCCGCTCCTCCTTGCGGAAATGCTTGACATGGCCGGTGACCACCTTGCGCTTGAGCATGGCCCCGCGCCAGGTTTCGTAGCGGGGCGAGATCGCGATGTTCCGGCTCTCCGGCAGGGTGCTCAGGGGCGCGACCCACTCCGTGCCCCACTCGTTGTGCAGGGACAGGACCTCCCCGCCGTCCGGGCCGGTGTCCTTCTTGAAGAGATAGATGCGGGTCACGTCCGTGACCTTGCCGAGCTTGGCCAGGGCCTCGTCCACGCCCTCGTTCCAGTCCACCTTGCGCAGGAAGCGGCTGGCGAAGTTGGCCAGGACCTGGAGGATGGCGTCCCGCCGGAAGAGCAGTTCCTCGAATTCCTTTTGCAGGGAAACGTCGCGGGCCATACCCCAGATGCGCACCACCTCGCCTCCCGGTCCCAGCTCCACCTCGCGGTTGACGTGCAGGTGGCGGACCTTGCCGTCCTCGTCCACCACCCGATACTCGAAGTCCAGGGGCCAGCCCTGGTCGAAGGTGGCCTCGGTGGCCCGGTCAAAGACCTCCAGGTCGTCCGGGTGGACGTGGTTTCGCAGGCCGGACAGCCTGCGGCCGGGAGCCTCTTCCCGGCCGAAGATGCGGCCCAGCCCCTCGGACCAGCGGATGTCCCCGTCCGAGCCCATCTCCCAACTCCCGAAGGCGTCGGTGCGTTCCATCCAGTCGAGCAGGTCCAGGCGGAACTTGAGCCGGGTCTCGATGTCCAGGCGGTCCTCAAGGTGGCGGAAGCTGCGGGTCAGGCATTCGCGGATTCCGGGGCCCGGGACGAAACAATCGAAGGCCCCCTGTGCCAGGGCCGCGTCCTCCGCGCCGGGGGCGTGGGTCAAGACGATGGACTGCCGTCCGTATTCCTTGCGGATGCGGCTCACGGCACGGGGCCAGGAGTCGTCGTCCGGATCGGGCGCGAGCAGAACCAGGTCCGCGTCGTTCTTTTCCAACCGGCGCACGCCCCGTGAGACCGTGGCCAACCGAACCACCGTCCGCTCATGGCCCTCCGGGAGCAGGTCCAGGTCCCGCTCGTCCACATGCTTGCCCGCCAAGATCAGTATTTTCACACAACGCCTCCGCTATCCGCCCCGAAACATGAACGGTTCCCGCCGCCTACCCGATGTCCTTACGACATAAACGGGACAAGGGACAAGTGCATACCGCGTATCCGGAGGGCGCGCAGCCCCGCCGCAGTGGGGGGTGGGCGCATAGTTGACCGCAACCGTCTGAAAAGACAGTCCTTCCCTTTTTCGCAGCCCTTGCTTTCTGCCCGAACGGGGTTTACATACAGTACAGGCCCCCCGTACGCAGGGCATTCCCAACATACAGACCGAAGGTGCAACCATGAACTTTCTGCCCGACAACTCCATCCTGTCCCTGCTTGCCGGGGCGACCCTGGCGGTGAAGCTGGTCATGCTCTTCCTGGGATGCATGTCCCTGTGGAGCTGGACCATCATTTTCTTCAAGTTCTTCACCATCGGCACGGCCCGCAAGAAGGTCATGGCCGGGTACGACGCCTTTGTGGCCGCCGGGGACCTGTCCAAGGGAATCAAGGGGTTGGGCGACAAGGAGCAGTCGCCCCTGGCCCGCGTCTCGTCCCTGGCCGTGCACGAGTTCCGTCTGCTGGAGAAGGCCGGGATCAACCGCGAGCGCAAGCGGCTGCTGGTCAAGGACACCCTGCGGCGCGTGCTCAAGCAGGGCATCTCCAAGGAGATGCGCGGGTTGACCCGCAACCTGCCGTTCCTGGCCACCTGTGCCAACGCGGCCCCGTTCATCGGCCTGTTCGGCACGGTCTGGGGCATCATGCACTCGTTCCATTCCATCGGGCAGGCGCAGAGCGCGGCCCTGGCCACGGTGGCGCCCGGCATCTCCGAGGCGCTCATCGCCACGGCCATCGGGCTGCTCGTGGCCATCCCGGCGACCATCTTCTACAACTATTTCCTGGGCAAGCTGAACGAGGTCGAGTCCGGCATGGTCGATTTCGCCGGGGCCTTCCTGAACCGCGCCGAACGCGAAATCGCCTGGGCCGACAAGCCCGAGCGGGGCTAGGAGCGCGCCATGGCGATCAAGACCGGCGGCGGCTTCCTCAACGAGATCAACGTCACACCCTTCGTGGACGTGATGCTGGTGCTGCTGATCATCTTCATGGTCACGGCCCCGCTCATGACCCAGGGGGTGGAGGTAGACCTGCCGACCACGCGCACGGTCCGCAACCTGCCCCAGGACTCCGAGCACCTGGTCCTGACCGTGCGCAAGGACGGCCGGATCTTCCTGGACGAGTACCAGGTCTCCATGGACGAGCTGGAGGACCACCTGAAACGGCTGGTGGCCGGACAGAAGAAGCAGCTCTTCCTGCGCGCGGACAAGGAGGTCCCCTACGGCACCGTGGTCCAGGTCATGGGCGAGATCAAGGCCGCGGGCATCGACAAGCTCGGCATTGTGGCGGAAGAGCCCAAACAGGACAGGAAGTAAGGGGAAGCGAGGCGGCATGCAGCGGGCACTGAGCTGGACACTCTCCATTCTCTTCCACGCCGTGGTGGCCGTGGCCCTGCTCAATTCCGTGAGCCTGCCGCCCCTGCTGCCCGAGGAGCTCATGGAGGTGAACCTGACCGAGGTTCCCGAACCGCAACCAATCATCCCCATGCCCGCCCCCGCGCCCGCGCCTGAGCCACAGGCCGCAAAGGAATGCCCGGAAGTCCCCCCGGCCGCCGCCCCCTTGCCCATGGACAAGACCGTGGTCCTGGACGACGCGCCGCAACCGCCCGAGACCGCTCCGCCGCCCGAGGCGGAGCCCGCGCCGCCGGCCGAGCCCGACGTGGTCGAGATCAGCCCGTCCAAGACCCTGCCGCCCGAGCCCGAACCCGCGCCCGAAGAGGAACTGGCCGAGGACGGCCTGCCCAAGAAAATTTACGTGCGCAAGGACGGCACCGTGCACCGCGGGGCCGAGGCCCGTTTCGGCCGGGCCATGATGGGCGACTATTTTTCCTATTCGCCCCAGGAGTTCTCCGGCCAGTTCCGGACCAAGGACAACCGGGTCATCTCCATCATCGACGCCCGCAACACCAAGTACGGGCGCTTCCTGATCTACGACTCCAAGAACAAGACTCTGCGCCGCCTGAAGCAGGCCTTCGGCAAGTACGTCTACACCGTCGGTCCGTCCGTCTACGCCGACGAGCCGGTCACGGGCTCGGTCACCTTCCTGGCCAAGGACGACCGCATCGAGCGGTTCATCCTGGTCACGGACGACGACCGCATCGCCCACTACCCGGTCAAGGTGCACGTGCGCGAGGAAGCGGTCGCCTTCGACGGCCCGGCTGGGCGGGTCGAGGCCATGTTCTCCCGCCCGCCCTATGACGAGGGCCACGCGGGCGTGGTGGTCGTCCATGGACCCGAGTGCGCGGACCCCGGCATGGTCCAGGCCTTCACCCGGACCCTGTCCATGCACGGCCTGGCCGCCCTGACCTTCGTTCCGCGCGGCTGCGGTGCCGAGACGCCTGCCCCGGCGGGCACCGGCGAACTGGCCGAGGACACCGCGTCGGCCTTCGATTTCCTGGCGGCACACCCGTCCATCGGCGCGGACAAGGCCGGCATCTGGGGCTCGGGCCGGGGCGTGCCCGCGGCCATCCGGGCCGCCGGGCTGACCTCCCCCCGCTTCCTGGTCTGCATGCTCACCGACGGGCTCGCCCCGACCGACATGCCGAACCGCACGGTTCTCGCCGGGCTGGACCTGCCCGTGCTCTGGCTGATCACCGGCCGGGAGACGGCCAAATGGCGACCGTTGATCACCGTGCTCGAAGCCCTGCGCGACAAGCAGCAACGCCCCTTCACCATTGTGGTCGCCCCGGCCAAAACCAGCCGGGAGGTGCTTGAGGCCGAAGGGGCGCGCTCCTCCTGGGTGGAGCAGGTGGCCGACGACCACGCCTCACTGGCCGTGTCCTGGATCAACGGCCTCAAATAGCCCCGGAAACGGGCAGCGCAACGCTCGCGCCTTCCATCCGGACTGTAAATACGTTATGGTGCGTTCACCGTAATGGCTCATGCCTGTCACTTTCACCCAGCCGGACGCCCTGTGAAGATCGACCGCGACCCGCGAGAACGCCTTGATCCAGAAACCCGCAAACGGCTGGTCGATGCCGATCCCGCCCTGTTTCGGAGACTGGTCGAGGCGTCGGGCATGCCGGTCTCCATCCACGACAAGACCCTCTACCCCATCTGGGGGAACCGGGCCTGGACCGAACTCTGGGGGTACTCTCTGGAGAATCTCCTGGACCTGCCCCAGGGACTGGCCATGCCCGAGGAAAGCGTCGAGCTCTATTGGAAGAGCGTGTTGCCCACGGTCAGTCAGGGCAAGCGGTGGCAGGGTGAGTACCTGATCCGGGCCAAGGGCGGCACCCTGCGCACGGTCAAGGGGTGGTTCGACCCCGTCACCGACGAATCCGGCGAAATCACCCACATCATCGGCATCAAACAGGACCTGTCCGACCTCATCCGCATGCGCGAGGCCCTGGGCTCGGCCGAAAAGAGCCTGAACTTCATTTCCGACTGCACCAGCGACATCTTCTTCCGCCTGAACCTGCACACCGGCCTCTACGACTACCTCAGCCCCTCGGTTGAGCGCTTTTCGGGCTATACCGTCCGGGAGTATCAGGAATGCCCCATGCTCGTCCGCAAAATCGTCCACCCGGACTGGCGGGACTACCTGGACCGGATCATGGAGGAGCTGCTCGCGGGCAGGGTGCGCGAGGAATACGAATTCCAGTTCATCCACAAGTCGGGCGAGGTCCACTGGGCCAGCCAGCGGCACATCCTGCTCCGGAACAAGGCCGGGGCCCCCGTGGCCGTGGAGGGCATCGCCACGGACATCACCGCCCGCAAGGAGGCCGAGGAACGGTTGCGGGCCAGCGAGGAAAAATATCGCTTCCTGGCCGAGAACACCGCCGACGTCATCTGGACCATGGACGACGACTACCACCTGATCTACGCCACCCCGTCCATCAAGGACATCAGCGGCTTCACCCTGGAGGAGCTCCAGGGCCGCCCGTTCCGGAAGATGATCACCCGGTCCTCCATCCGCAAGTTCGAGGAGGCCCTGGCCCGGCGGCGAGAGGCCGAGGCCAAGGGGGACCACGCCCTGATCAACAGCCTGGAGCTGGAACACATCCACAAGAACGGCAAGACCTTCTGGGCCGAGACCATGATCAAGCGGCTGCTCGACGGCAAGGGGCGCCCCTGCGGATTCCAGGGCGTGTCCAGGGACGTCACCCTGCGCCTGGAGGCCGGAGCCGCCATCACGGCCAGCGAGGCCCGGTTCCGCACCCTGTTCGAGGACTCCCCCATCTCCCTCTGGGAGGAGGACCTGACCAAACTCAAGTTCTACTTCGACGACCTCAAGGAACAGGGGATCGGCGATTTCCGCAAATTCTTCTACGACAACCCCGAGGCGCTGGCCAAATGCGCCACCCTGGTCACCGTGGTGGACGTGAACAAGGCCACCCTGTCCCTGCTCGGCGCGACGAGCAAGGAGGACTTGTTCGGCAACCTGGACAAGGTCCTGACCGAGTCCTCCATGGCCGCCTTCGCCGAGGAGATGATCCTGCTCGCCTCGGGCGGCCGGGAATACTGCGGCGAGATCACCAACCGCACCCTGGACGGCGACACCATCTGGGTCATGGTCCACTTCTTCGTGCCGGACGAATACAAGGACACCCTGTCCAGGGTCATCGTCTCCCTGCTGGACGTGACCCCCCGGCGCCGCGCCGAAGAGGCCCTCATGGACTCCGAGGAGCGCTACCGCGTGCTGGCCGAGAACTCCCAGGAGGGAGTCATCGTCATGCAGAGCGGCGTGGCCCGTTACGTCAACGAGTCCATGATGCGCATCACCGGCTACTCGGCGAGGGAGTTCGAAGGGCTCGATTTCGTGGACATGGTCCACCCCGGCGACCAGGCCGAACACGCGCCCCGCTTCGCCCGCCTCGACTCCGGCGAGATGAACGAGTCCCTGGGCTCCTTCCGCATCCTGACCCGGAGCGGCGGGACCAAGTGGGTGAACATGAGCGTCAAGCCGATCATGTGGGGCGGCCGCGAGGCCCAGATGCTCATCCTGACCAACATCACCCGGTACAAGGCGCTCGAATCCGAACTGCTCATCGCCCACGCCCAGATGGAAAACCGGGTGCGCAAGCGGACCGCCGAGCTGTCCAAGGCCAACGTCCGGCTCAAGGCCGAGGCCGAGGAGCGGCGCAAGGCCCAGGAACGCATCCAGGCCCTGACCCAACAGCTCATCCGCGTGCAGGAGGACGAGCGCCAGCGCATCGCCCGCGACCTGCACGACAACGTGGCCCAGGACCTCTCCTCCATCATGCTCAAGATGGAGACCCTGTTCGACGGCCACCCGGACGCACACCCGGAGCTGGCCGAACGCGGCGAAGCCGTGGCCGAGGTGCTGCGCCACACCATCGCCTCGGTCCGGGAGATCGCCTACGGGCTGCGCCCCCCGGCCCTGGACCAGCTGGGCCTGGTCCAGGCCCTGACCAATCTGTGCCACGACTCCGGGAGCCGATATGGCTTTGACGTTGACTTTTTCTCCACCGGAATCGAGAATATTTCCTTGGACTTCGACGTGGAAATCAACCTCTACCGCATGGTCCAGGAAGCCGTCAGGAACATCTGCCGCCACGCCGGGGCGACCAAGGCCGTCATCCGCCTGGTCAAAAGCCACCCCGACATCCTCATCCGCATCGAGGACAACGGCAGCGGATTCCCGATGGAGGAAAGCCTGGCCAGGGCCGACGCGGAAAAACGCATGGGCCTGCGGAGCATGGAGGAGCGGGCCCGCCTCATCGGCGGTTCCATGGAGGTCCAGACCCTGACCGGCACCGGCACACGCATACTTTTCAAGGTACCGATCGAAAGCGCGAGGAGACACGGCTAGTATGGGAGCGAATACCCTTGACATCATGATCGTCGACGACCACCCCCTTTTCAGGGAGGGCCTCAAAACCATCGTCAGCCGGGACGAAAACTTCGCGGTCTGCGCCGAGGCGGGCACCGGCGAGGACGGGGTGACCCTGGCCCGCACCCACAAGCCGGACATCATCCTGGTGGACATCTCCATGCCGGACAAGAGCGGCATCCAGATGATCCGCGAACTCAAGGACGAACTGCCCCTGACCCGGTTCGTGATCATCTCCATGCACTCCGAGGCCGACTACATAGTCGAGGCCTTCCGGGCCGGCGCCACGGGCTACATCATCAAGGAATCCGCCGCCGGGCAGCTCCTCAAGGGGCTGAACACCGTGGCCGGAGGCAACCTCTTCCTGGACAGCGCCCTGTCCCAGGAGGTCGTCTTCAAACTGCTCCAGACCAAGAGCGACTCCCGGGACGGCAACGACGACCCATACGCCACCCTGACCCCCCGCGAACAGGAGGTCATGCGCATGCTCGCCGAGGGGCTGACCGCCAAGGGAGTGGCCGAGCAGTTGTTCATCTCCCCAAAGACCGTGGAGAACCACCGTACCAACCTGATGAAGAAGCTCGGGCTCAAGAGCTCCGTGGAACTCGTCCGCTACGCCGCCCGGCTGGGGCTCATCGACATCGAGACCTGGGCCATTTGACCGGCCCGGTCCGCTGCGGACCGTACGCAAAGAGCCCCCGGCAACTTCGGTTGTCGGAGGCTCTTTGTTTGGAATGACTGACGAAACTATTGCGCTTCGATGGTGATCCGCTTGGGCTGGACCTTCTCCACCTTGGGCAGGAAGAGTTCCAGGACGCCGTTTTCCAGGGAGGCCTTGATGCGCTCCCGGTCCACGATGTCGGAGATGGAGATGGACCGCACGTATTCGCACGCGCCGAACTGCGCCTCCACGAACTTCTCGCCCGAAACCGGGCACTGGGCCGAGCGGCCGGTCACGGTCAGTTCGTCCTCTTCCAGATCGATGGCCATGTCGTCCTTGCTCACGCCGGGCATGTCCATGAAGATGTGGAACCCGTCCTCGCGCTCCAGGATGTCCGTGGCCGGACGGAAGCGGCTCAGTTCCTTGCCTTCCTCTTTCTTCGCGACTTCGCTCATGACACCCTCCTTAGGCAACGTCGATGCTGATGGTGCGCGGCTTGACTTCGGCGGACTTGGGCAGGGTCACGGTCAGCACCCCGTCCCGCATGGCCGCGGTCACCTTGTCCCGGTCAACCGGTACGCCGATGTTGACAACTCTGTGGAAAATTCCGCTCGGGCGTTCCTGACGATAGAATTTGCCTTCCGGGGCGGTGCGCTCGCCCTTGATGACCAGCGTCTTGTCGGTCAACGTCAGTTCCACGTCGTCGATGGTCACTCCGGGCACTTCCGCGCGGACGTAAATGTTCTCATCGTCGTTGCTCAGATTGAGCGGGGGGTAGGCCAAACGCCGGTCGTCGCCCATGGGCGATCGCAGAATTTCCTCAAAGACACGATCCAACCGGGACGGAAAATTGTAGAGCGTATTGAAATCGATAACCATGAACGGCACCTCCTTTTCGTTCGTTCGAACTGAAAATAGGCACCATTCCCTGATCGTCAAGACTCCCTGTGGAAAAAATTTGGCTCTCGCTCGCGGTCTGCGATAACGGGCCGTCCGCGCCGTTTCCAAGGCTGCGGTAGCCGCCACCCCCCTCTCGCAAACCCGGCCGTGAGGAAAGCCCGCTGCGAAAAAGCCGTCCTGCCCGCAAATGCAGGCAGGACGGCTTTTTTTGCCGTTGAACCGGACGGCTACTTCGAGCCGGTCCATTCCTCTTCGGGCACTGCCTGGTCCACGAGCATGATGGGGATGTCATCCTTGACCGGGTAGACCACCTTGCACCGGGGGCAGGCCAGCCCGTCGCCGCCGGGTTTGGGCATGAGTTCGCCCTTGCACTGCGGGCAGGCCAGAATATCGAGCAGTTCTTTCTTCAGGGTCATGGCGTTCTCCTTTTCAGTGCGAGCAGGATAGCCTCGGGCGCGGAGATTGGCAACCACGCCGCGCTTTACCTCCATGCGGAGAATCTGTAACTTGATGCATTGAACAACCGACAATCTTACGGGACAATACATCCATGAGCATAGACCTGCACACACACACCACGGTCTCGGACGGCACCCTGACGCCCACGGAACTGGTCAAGCTGGCCAAGGAGAGCGGGCTGGACGCCATCGCGGTGACCGACCACGACACCTTTCAGGGCATCCCCGAAGCCCTGGAGGCCGGCAGGAAGTACGGCATCGAGGTCATTCCGGGCGCGGAGCTGAGCCTGGAATCCCCGGAGGGAACGGGCTGGATCCACATGGTCGCCCTGTGGCTGCCCGAACGGGCGGACGAACTCCAGAAGGCGTTTGACTGGGTCATCGAGGGACGCGCCAACCGCAACCACGAGATTGTGGCCAAGCTGCGCGCTCTGGGCGTAAACATCACCTACGAAGCCGTGGCCGCCCGCGCCGGCGGGACCGTCGGCCGCCCGCATTTCGCTCAGGAGCTGATGGCGCTCGGCGTGGTCTCGTCCATGGACGAGGCGTTCAAGGTCTGGGTCGGCGACAACGGCCGGGCCTACGTGCCCAAACGCAAGCTCACGCCCGAAAAGGCCCTGGCCATCCTGAAAAACATCGGGGCCACGTCCATCCTGGCCCACCCCTACGCCTTGAGGCTGAGCTACCCGGAGACCGAAAAGCTGGTCCGCCGCCTCATGGACCTCGGCCTGGACGGCATGGAGGTCATCTACTCCGAGCACTCCGAGGCCGACACCAAGGCCTTCGGCGAGATGGCCGACCGCCTGGGCCTGCTCAAGAGCGGCGGATCGGACTTCCACGGGACCAACAAGCCGGACATCAGGCTCGGCGTGGGCCGGGGCAACCTGGACATCCCCAACGAGCTGCTCGACAAAATGAAGGCTGCCCGGCGGGCCAAGGGCCTGCCCGTCTAAACGATCATGTCCGAAGTCGTCACCCTCCCCTGCGAAAGCTACGCGCAGACCGTCCGCCGGGCCTTTGAACAGGCGGGCGGGCCGGACGCGTTGGCCGGATTTGCGCGCATCCTGCTCAAGCCCAACCTGGTCAACGCCTCGCCGTTCCCGGTGACCACCCACCCCGCGTTCACGGCCGCGGCCATCGACGCCATACGCGCCCACACCGACGCACCCATCACCATCGCCGAGGGCACCGGCGACAGGGACAAGGAGACCGACGAGATCTTCGCCGTCCTGGGCTACCAGGAACTTGCCCGGTGCAAGGACGTCGACCTGCTGGACCTCAACCACGCCCCCCTGGTCGAGATATCGAAGCCCGGCTGTACGGTCTTCCCGACCATGTGGCTGCCCGAGGCCGCCTTTGACCACTGCATCGTGTCCCTGCCCGTGCTCAAGGGCCACTCCATGGCGGCCGTAACCGGGACCATGAAGAACATGATAGGCTTCGCCCCGCCCTCCCACTACCAGGGCGGCGGTTGGAAAAAGGCCCTCTTCCACCGCGACATGCACGGCTCCATCCGCGACCTGAACCGCTACGTCACCCCGCACTTCACCCTCATGGACGCCACGGTAGGGCTCAAGGACTACCACCTGGGCGGGCCCCGGTGCTGTCCGGAAGTGGGCATGATCCTGGCCGGGGCCGACCCCCTGGCCGTGGACCGCGCCGCCGCAGGACTGCTCGGCATCGACTGGCACGGCGTCGGCCACCTGCGCTGACCAGGCGCCAACATTCCCCTTGGCGAAACGAACCCCCATCAGGTATTCTGCGATCATGCCCGACTCCCCGTTCACCCCGGAACTGCTCGCCCCGGCGGGCGACATGGAAAAGCTCGAGACCGCCGTCCTGTACGGCGCCGACGCCGTCTACCTCGGCGGCGAAGGCCTCAACCTGCGCGCCGGCGCGGGCGGGTTCGACCGCCAGGCGCTCGAACGGGCCATCGCCCGCGCCCACCAGGCCGGGGTCAAGGTCTATTACACCCTCAACGTCTACCCGCGCCAGTCGCACATGAGCGCGGTGCACGAACAGATCGACACCCTGGGCGAACTTCGGCCCGACGCGGTCATCGCCGCCGACCCCGGCGTCATCCGCCTGCTCCGCCGCGAACTGCCCGAAATCCCGGTACACATCTCCACACAGGCCAACACCTCCAATGTGGAGGCCGTGCGCTTCTGGCGCGAAAACGGGGCCAAGCGCGTCAACGTGGCCCGCGAACTGCGCTCGGCCGAACTCGGCGAAATGCTCGACGCCTGCCGCAAGCAGATGCCGACCATGGAGCTCGAAGTCTTTGTCCACGGGGCCATGTGCATGGCCGTGTCCGGCCGCTGCTACATGTCCGCCCTGCTCAACGACCGGCCCGGCAACCTCGGGCAGTGCTCCCACCCCTGCCGCTACGAATACCGGCCCGTGTCCATGACCTTCGAGGAACGCACCCGGCCCGGCGAAAAGCTCTGGGAAATGCGCGAATACGAAAACCCCTTCACCGAGGACTTCACCTTCGACGCGCCCGACGACTTCGCCTTCTCCTCCCCGGACAGTGATTCCCCCGCGTCCCAGCCCCCGGCCGACCGCGCCCTGTCCGCCGCGCTCGACACCGACAACTGGACCAAGTTCTTCGCCGCCGAAGACCTCTGCCTGCTCCACTACCTCGAATGGTTCCGGGGCATGAAGGTCGCCTCCCTCAAGCTCGAAGGCCGGACCAAGAGCTCCGCCTACCTCGCCCAGGTCGTGGACGCCTACAAGACCGCCCTGAACCACGCCGCCACCGGCCGGTTCCAGCCCGAACTCTATTTGTCCGAACTGGTCAACGCCGCCTCCCGGCCCCTGACCACCGGCTTTTTCGACCCGGCCAACCGGGGCGTCATTGCCCAGCCGCCCGACGAAACCGAAAAACGCCCCGTGCTCGCCCGCATCCTCGCCCCCCTGGCCTCGGGCCGCTGGCTCGTCCAGACCAAGTCGCGCTGGACCACCGCCGAGCCCGTGGAAATCCTCGTGCCCGGCCTCATCCGGCCCCACATCTCCGCCGAAGACTACGGCCTGGTCAACGAACAGGGCCAAGGCGTGGACACCTCCCACCCCGGCCAACGCGCCGTGTTCATCTGCGACCACCCGGAAATCAAAACCGGCATGTTCATCAGAAAACCCTGGGATATGGACAGGCTCGACTAGCCAGGCCGGGGAGGAATGCCTCCGGCGGGCCCTCGCCGGGCGGCGTCTCCGACGGCCAAAGAACCTTTCGGAAAAGGTTCTTTGGAATCTCCAAAACTTTTTGGGTGCCTTCGGCAGGGGCGTGCGGGGACGGGGGAAAAAGGTCTTTCGCGGGAGGGGGGAGGTAGCTTGGCTGGCGGGGGCGGAACCCGCTAAAGCGCCCTTGCGGCGTTTTCTTACTTTCAAGAAACGGTGACGCCTTTCGCTCGCACCCTTTCCCCAAAAAGCACCCCGCGATTTCAGGCAGAAAAAACGGCCTAGAAAAAGGCGCTCATAACGATGTCGATCTGGCCG
It encodes the following:
- a CDS encoding alpha/beta hydrolase family protein — translated: MQRALSWTLSILFHAVVAVALLNSVSLPPLLPEELMEVNLTEVPEPQPIIPMPAPAPAPEPQAAKECPEVPPAAAPLPMDKTVVLDDAPQPPETAPPPEAEPAPPAEPDVVEISPSKTLPPEPEPAPEEELAEDGLPKKIYVRKDGTVHRGAEARFGRAMMGDYFSYSPQEFSGQFRTKDNRVISIIDARNTKYGRFLIYDSKNKTLRRLKQAFGKYVYTVGPSVYADEPVTGSVTFLAKDDRIERFILVTDDDRIAHYPVKVHVREEAVAFDGPAGRVEAMFSRPPYDEGHAGVVVVHGPECADPGMVQAFTRTLSMHGLAALTFVPRGCGAETPAPAGTGELAEDTASAFDFLAAHPSIGADKAGIWGSGRGVPAAIRAAGLTSPRFLVCMLTDGLAPTDMPNRTVLAGLDLPVLWLITGRETAKWRPLITVLEALRDKQQRPFTIVVAPAKTSREVLEAEGARSSWVEQVADDHASLAVSWINGLK
- a CDS encoding MotA/TolQ/ExbB proton channel family protein encodes the protein MNFLPDNSILSLLAGATLAVKLVMLFLGCMSLWSWTIIFFKFFTIGTARKKVMAGYDAFVAAGDLSKGIKGLGDKEQSPLARVSSLAVHEFRLLEKAGINRERKRLLVKDTLRRVLKQGISKEMRGLTRNLPFLATCANAAPFIGLFGTVWGIMHSFHSIGQAQSAALATVAPGISEALIATAIGLLVAIPATIFYNYFLGKLNEVESGMVDFAGAFLNRAEREIAWADKPERG
- the tolR gene encoding protein TolR: MAIKTGGGFLNEINVTPFVDVMLVLLIIFMVTAPLMTQGVEVDLPTTRTVRNLPQDSEHLVLTVRKDGRIFLDEYQVSMDELEDHLKRLVAGQKKQLFLRADKEVPYGTVVQVMGEIKAAGIDKLGIVAEEPKQDRK
- a CDS encoding hybrid sensor histidine kinase/response regulator; this translates as MKILILAGKHVDERDLDLLPEGHERTVVRLATVSRGVRRLEKNDADLVLLAPDPDDDSWPRAVSRIRKEYGRQSIVLTHAPGAEDAALAQGAFDCFVPGPGIRECLTRSFRHLEDRLDIETRLKFRLDLLDWMERTDAFGSWEMGSDGDIRWSEGLGRIFGREEAPGRRLSGLRNHVHPDDLEVFDRATEATFDQGWPLDFEYRVVDEDGKVRHLHVNREVELGPGGEVVRIWGMARDVSLQKEFEELLFRRDAILQVLANFASRFLRKVDWNEGVDEALAKLGKVTDVTRIYLFKKDTGPDGGEVLSLHNEWGTEWVAPLSTLPESRNIAISPRYETWRGAMLKRKVVTGHVKHFRKEERALFAATGAKSVMIVPVFAGNAWWGFLGLSEHRRERDWLPVEIESMMLAANLFGSAIHYGEMSRKLVEANRSAEEASSVALEANMAKSMFLANMSHEIRTPISGILGMAEMMVTTGLTEAQREHMDMIRDAGSSLLNIVNDILDISKIEAGRMELKPEDFTFRSALETSVRSFGPQAELNGLVFRYTVADDVPARLNGDPDRLGQVLWNLIGNALKFTPRGLVELTVALSRIEAGRACLQFKVRDTGVGIPEDKLDAVFDSFTQADSSLRKKHQGTGLGLTISRQLVNMMGGEIGVESAVGQGSTFFFTAWFGLVEEAEPEAAPVRPRTPRTLHLNILLADDNPMNRKYLEHFLTMFGHTVTTAENGVQALEVLRDKGRTIDVVLMDVQMPEMSGLEATRAIRESDGRLYNRKVPIIALTAYAMTGDRERMLEAGMDDYVSKPVDMHKLSEAIVRCTADRQARKGMVCRPASAQHEPKPKAEEKIEVSLDVDSLCKRFEGNMDLYKDILDLFLIEAKVKREDLHRGLEAMDAKAVAAALHSITNISSHVLAMDVVKLSRLLEKRCYCGEMDEVKEGVKGLVPRFDALVLAVEKEAARL